CGGCGGGGCGCACTTCCCAGTTGCCCCAGGAAGGCTTCGGCCAGCCCAGCACCCCGTCATACTCACCCGGAAATTGCGACGCAACCTTGGAGTTGACGTCCCATAGCGTCAGGATCGGCGCTTCCCGCCGGAACGCGCCTTCGAATTTGCCGACCCCGCCATTCCAGCCGACCCGCTGATCATCCTTGATCAAGTCGCTGCCCAGCAGCGGCGCGCAGCGCGCCGCCGACGACAGGCGCAACGAGCGGCGCAGCGCCGGCACGAACGCGTAGTCGTCCTCATCCTTCAGGTTATCCTGCCAGAAGATCGTCAACACCGCGGTGTAGCGGGACTGCTCCGGCTGTTCCACCATCAGCCATTCGGTGTACCAGCCGCCGTTCGCCAACGGATCGGTCTGCGGCACCCCCGGCTTCCAGTTGTACGCCAACTGCCGATAGAGCGCGTCGACGACCTCGAGGTTCCAGTTGCCGTAGCGGTCCTTTGTATAGAAGGCTCCGGCATTGCCCAGATCGACAAAGACCGCGGTCAAATAGCCCTGCATCCGATAGGTCACATTCGCCGCGATTTCGGTCCCCTTGTCGGGCCCCTTCGGGTCGGGAAACGGCGTGCCGGCGATGTAGTTTTGCAGCAAAAAGCGTCCGTCGGCCTGCTTCACCAGGCGGGTCTGACCGCCATATTTTTCAGTCGCGTCCATGTAGGGTTGCGGCAGGCTCCACTTATGCGGCGCGCCGACGTGGATTTCAACATCATCCGGCATCTTCCAGAAGCCGCTCCCCTGCCAGAAATATTGTTCGCCGGCCGAGAAGCAATCCTTGTACTGCTGCCAGTTTTTCTGCGTGATCACCGTCCCCGACGCCGGATTACATTGAGCGTGCGTTTCCTCACCACACCACGCGAAAATGGCGAGCATCAGGATCAATATGGTTAGGTGTTTGCGTGCCATGCTGTTTGACCCTCCTTCAGCGCATCGTGCAACTGCCTCATCTCTCAATTGCTCAACTACGTAGGCCATGTCAACTCCCCATTGCTCAACTTCGTAGGTCATGTCAACTGCTTGTTTAGCTTTTGATCTCATCCTGATAGCGCACGGCGGATTTCACTAATCGCAAGACGCGAACAACGCGCGAGCCGGCAGTGTCTCTCCGACGGCATCCGAACAAGCTATCTCCTCTTGAAGCGTGGGATAGACCAGGATTGCGATCCGAACCATCGAACTCCTCCTCCTGGGGAGGCCGTTTCGCACCACCCCTCTCCAAGAATGCCGCCGCGGCCAGCCACGAGGTTGCACCGACCAACACCCCGAGCACAAATCCGATTACAACCAGTATCATGACTTACTCCCTTCGCGATCGAGGCCGGGGGAAATCACGGCTTTGCAGAGTTGAAATACCCTCTGAGTCGCTGACTGACGCCACACGCTTCAGCGCCTCGCCCACCGCTCCCGCTGCGCATCCGACGACCTCAGAAGCGCCAATTAATCGGCCGTATGGCGTCCGGCGTATAGCAACAAAGCCAGCCGGTCTTGATCCGCCGGTCGAGATGGCAGCCGAGTTCCGGACTGAACTCCGCGACGCGCTCGATCGCGAGCCGGATGCTGCGGGTAACGTTGACTCGCGCCCGCTCGATTGGCGCGCCCGCAACCCGAGGACGACCCCCGATGCCGAAAGCCCGGCTGAGCTCACGTCGCAGCGCCTCGACCTCTTCCTCGATCCGTCGAGCGCGCAGGACATCATCGTGCGCCTCTGCGACTTCGCGGGCTTCCCGCAGCTCCAAAAGGCGGTGCTCGTAGGCCGACTTCGCCTGCCGGTCAAGTAGCGGGCCGGCGTCCCCAAACGTCCGCAACACCTCGCCGACCGGCCGCCATTGAATTCCGCCACCAGCCCCGCGGTCTTCACCAGTGACGGTCTCCGGCCGGCGCTCGCTTAAGTTCATCAGCTCGAGGACGCAAATCTCGTTGCCCGGACTCCGCAAGAGACTGGCTATGTAACGCAAGCCCTTGCGATCTTTGAGCAGGGCCTGATGCTCCCGCAGGCCGACGCTCCAGTATTCGCCGTTGCCGCGGAAGCTCGCCTCCGCAGCCGCTGGTTCTGCCGCCGCGCGCTTAGCCAGCCGTTGATCCGGCCCGATCGGGTCGGCAGCCGACTGCCTTTTGTGGTTCGCCGCTACAAGTTTCATCGATGATTACCCTCCATCAATAACTTTCTTTCAAAAACATATTACAAATCTAATTAAGAAAGCAAGAAATGAAAGATAAACCAAAGACATAAATGCCAAAAATTGTTAAGTTAAAGAAAAGTCTGCTCAGCCTCCGTCAGTCGCTTGCATACCTTGCTTTCGCGTTTATGTTTGTGTTAAAGACATTAAGACATGGAAGGATTAGACCTATGGCCGCTAGTGAGCGTTCAAGTCGTAACCATCGGCCCCGCGCGTCGGCCCCGGAGGCTGCCCTCATGACCGTCAGCCGCCCCGAACTCCTGGTGAATGGCTCCGATGCGGAATTCCGCACCCTGATTCATCGTCTGATGTCCTTCTCCCGCTGCATCAACGCCATCCGCGACGGCTTCGGCTCGCTCGCCGGAATCAGCGGTGTGCAATACGAAATCCTGATGTGGGTCGGACGCCTGCAAGGCGCCGACGGCATCACCGTCGGCGAGGTCAGCACCGCGATGCGGCAAAGCGGGGCCTTCACCACGATTGAGACCGGCAAACTCGTGGAGAAAGGCTTGCTCGAAAAATCCGCCGATCTTAAAGACCGGCGGCGGGTCCGGCTGCGCATTACCGACGCCGGCCGCGATCTTCTCAGTTCACTGGTGGTCTATCAGCGCCGCGTCAACGACACGCTGTTCGGCAGCATCAAGGCGGACGAACTCGGCGAGTTGAGCGGCACCCTGCGCGAGCTTTTGCCCTGCGCCGATCAGGCCGCTAATCTGATGCAGTTCATCCTCAAGCAGGGCTCAGCGGACGCGGCAATTCAGTAAGTCTGCGCGCCGCGAGCGCTTCAAGAGTTCCAGATTTTCCCTTGATCGTCGGCAGCCGCGTGACGTCAACAAATCCGGGTTAGCCGAGAGGAGATCCCACCGATGCGCTTTGGCCTGACGACCGACTTTCGCAACCGCCCGGGCTCCGGCAAGAGCACCGCCCACGTCTACGCCGAGATTATCGAGCATTTCACCTGGGCCGAGTCGCTCGGCTTCGACGCCGCCTACGTCTTCGAGCATCATTTCACTGACGACGACTACATGCCGTCGCCGATGCTCGCGGCGACCGCGATCGCTGCGCGCACGCAGCGGATGCGCGTAGGGCCCGACATCGCCATCCTGCCGCTTTACGATCCGGTGCG
This sequence is a window from Candidatus Binataceae bacterium. Protein-coding genes within it:
- a CDS encoding DUF1329 domain-containing protein is translated as MARKHLTILILMLAIFAWCGEETHAQCNPASGTVITQKNWQQYKDCFSAGEQYFWQGSGFWKMPDDVEIHVGAPHKWSLPQPYMDATEKYGGQTRLVKQADGRFLLQNYIAGTPFPDPKGPDKGTEIAANVTYRMQGYLTAVFVDLGNAGAFYTKDRYGNWNLEVVDALYRQLAYNWKPGVPQTDPLANGGWYTEWLMVEQPEQSRYTAVLTIFWQDNLKDEDDYAFVPALRRSLRLSSAARCAPLLGSDLIKDDQRVGWNGGVGKFEGAFRREAPILTLWDVNSKVASQFPGEYDGVLGWPKPSWGNWEVRPADVIDVRRVPALNPGYCYGSRIMYIDRQYYQTLAEDIYDSNQKLWKVMFEAGAEAPYEKYGMQPNFGGIIENFFDVQNEHVSYVTTFNKGGIPILYDSQVPGQFNDVAKYSTPGGLQQLMR
- a CDS encoding MarR family transcriptional regulator: MTVSRPELLVNGSDAEFRTLIHRLMSFSRCINAIRDGFGSLAGISGVQYEILMWVGRLQGADGITVGEVSTAMRQSGAFTTIETGKLVEKGLLEKSADLKDRRRVRLRITDAGRDLLSSLVVYQRRVNDTLFGSIKADELGELSGTLRELLPCADQAANLMQFILKQGSADAAIQ